One genomic region from Cellulomonas hominis encodes:
- a CDS encoding ABC transporter permease subunit — translation MNRTTTPPEASPRSRTARGPDDGPGGPGGPGGPRGPRTWIGAQTFSVGFVAKLVLVGLVDALGVYGVLASAAQQQWGVLAFLVAALLVVNVVYFSRRAVPAKYLVPGLIFLLVYQVFVVAYTGWTAFTNYGDGHNSTRADAVEAILIQDEARVADSPTYPLSVVTRGDELAFAVVDPDGDALLGAAEQPLAPAEGADVEGGRVVAVDGYEVLDFAQVVARQSEVFAMRVPMSDDPNDGSLRTTDGSSGYVYASTMVYDEAAGTITDTTTGTVYTADESEGSFVAADGTALGTGWRVFVGFENFARVLTDGSLRGPFVGVLLWTFGFAIGSVVLTFGLGLFLAITLNDWRVRGRTVYRSLLILPYAFPAFLSALVWRGMLNRDFGFVNQTLLGGAEIPWLTDPVLAKVAVLTVNLWLGFPYMFLICTGALQSIPHEVYEAGRLDGAKPWRMFRSLTMPLLLVSTAPLLISSFAFNFNNFNVVYLTTEGGPQDLSAPVDVGASDILITFVYKIAFGGVNRQYGLACAISILIFLIVATISAISFRKTRALEELS, via the coding sequence ATGAACCGCACGACGACGCCCCCCGAGGCGTCCCCCCGTTCCCGGACGGCCCGCGGGCCGGACGACGGGCCCGGCGGGCCGGGCGGGCCCGGTGGCCCCCGCGGCCCCCGGACCTGGATCGGCGCCCAGACGTTCTCGGTGGGCTTCGTCGCGAAGCTGGTGCTCGTCGGCCTGGTCGACGCGCTCGGCGTCTACGGCGTGCTGGCCTCCGCGGCGCAGCAGCAGTGGGGGGTCCTCGCGTTCCTCGTGGCGGCGCTGCTCGTCGTCAACGTCGTCTACTTCTCCCGGCGGGCCGTGCCGGCGAAGTACCTGGTGCCCGGCCTGATCTTCCTGCTCGTGTACCAGGTGTTCGTCGTCGCCTACACGGGCTGGACCGCGTTCACCAACTACGGCGACGGCCACAACTCGACCCGGGCGGACGCCGTCGAGGCGATCCTCATCCAGGACGAGGCCCGGGTCGCGGACTCGCCGACCTACCCGCTGTCGGTGGTGACCCGCGGCGACGAGCTCGCGTTCGCGGTGGTGGACCCCGACGGGGACGCCCTGCTGGGCGCGGCCGAGCAGCCGCTCGCGCCCGCCGAGGGGGCCGACGTCGAGGGCGGCCGCGTGGTCGCGGTCGACGGCTACGAGGTCCTCGACTTCGCGCAGGTCGTCGCCCGGCAGTCCGAGGTGTTCGCGATGCGCGTGCCGATGTCGGACGACCCGAACGACGGCAGCCTGCGCACGACCGACGGGTCGTCCGGGTACGTCTACGCGTCGACCATGGTCTACGACGAGGCCGCCGGGACGATCACCGACACCACGACGGGGACCGTGTACACGGCGGACGAGTCCGAGGGGTCCTTCGTCGCCGCGGACGGCACCGCGCTCGGCACCGGCTGGCGGGTGTTCGTCGGCTTCGAGAACTTCGCCCGCGTCCTGACCGACGGCTCGCTGCGCGGGCCCTTCGTGGGCGTGCTGCTCTGGACGTTCGGGTTCGCAATCGGCTCGGTGGTCCTGACCTTCGGGCTCGGGCTGTTCCTCGCCATCACGCTGAACGACTGGCGGGTGCGCGGCCGGACCGTGTACCGGTCGCTGCTGATCCTGCCGTACGCGTTCCCGGCCTTCCTGTCCGCCCTGGTGTGGCGGGGGATGCTCAACCGGGACTTCGGGTTCGTGAACCAGACCCTGCTCGGCGGCGCGGAGATCCCGTGGCTGACCGACCCCGTGCTCGCCAAGGTCGCCGTGCTGACCGTCAACCTGTGGCTCGGCTTCCCGTACATGTTCCTCATCTGCACCGGCGCGCTGCAGTCCATCCCGCACGAGGTGTACGAGGCGGGCCGGCTGGACGGCGCGAAGCCGTGGCGGATGTTCCGGTCGCTGACGATGCCGCTGCTGCTGGTGTCCACCGCGCCGCTGCTGATCTCGAGCTTCGCCTTCAACTTCAACAACTTCAACGTCGTCTACCTGACCACGGAGGGCGGACCGCAGGACCTGTCCGCCCCGGTGGACGTCGGGGCGAGCGACATCCTCATCACCTTCGTCTACAAGATCGCCTTCGGCGGCGTGAACCGGCAGTACGGCCTGGCCTGCGCGATCTCGATCCTCATCTTCCTGATCGTCGCGACGATCTCCGCGATCAGCTTCCGCAAGACCCGCGCGCTCGAGGAGCTGAGCTGA
- a CDS encoding sugar ABC transporter permease: MATDQTTAVPAARGARSAPDAPRRLSPRRWWREIGWRHVVALAALVFAIFPILYILSSSLNPSGSLIGSNRLFGTLALDNYVDLFSDPVHPYAKWFVNTLVIAGVTAIGTVFLGSCAAYAFSRFRFRGRRGGLLSLLLIQMFPQLLAYVAIFLLMVMLRDLFPAIGLGSRLGLILVYLGGALGVNTYLMYGFFNTVPRELDEAAKLDGASHAQTFFTIILRLVAPILAVVGLLSFVGTFSDFLIASIVLVDPDKQTLAVGLYQYVSQRFSEYWGVFAAGAVLAAVPVILLFQFLQRYIVSGLTAGSVKG, encoded by the coding sequence ATGGCGACCGACCAGACCACCGCCGTCCCGGCCGCCCGCGGCGCCCGCTCGGCCCCCGACGCCCCCCGGCGGCTGTCCCCGCGCCGCTGGTGGCGCGAGATCGGCTGGCGCCACGTCGTCGCGCTCGCGGCGCTCGTGTTCGCGATCTTCCCGATCCTGTACATCCTGTCGTCGTCGCTGAACCCGAGCGGGTCGCTGATCGGCTCGAACCGACTCTTCGGCACGCTGGCCCTCGACAACTACGTCGACCTGTTCAGCGACCCGGTGCACCCGTACGCCAAGTGGTTCGTCAACACGCTGGTGATCGCGGGGGTCACGGCGATCGGCACCGTGTTCCTCGGCTCGTGCGCGGCCTATGCGTTCTCGCGGTTCCGGTTCCGCGGCCGGCGCGGCGGGCTGCTGTCGCTGCTGCTGATCCAGATGTTCCCGCAGCTGCTGGCGTACGTGGCGATCTTCCTGCTCATGGTGATGCTCCGGGACCTGTTCCCGGCGATCGGCCTGGGCAGCCGGCTCGGCCTGATCCTCGTCTACCTGGGCGGGGCGCTCGGGGTGAACACGTACCTCATGTACGGGTTCTTCAACACGGTCCCGCGCGAGCTCGACGAGGCGGCCAAGCTCGACGGCGCGAGCCACGCGCAGACGTTCTTCACGATCATCCTGCGGCTCGTGGCGCCGATCCTCGCCGTCGTCGGCCTGCTGTCGTTCGTCGGCACGTTCTCCGACTTCCTCATCGCGTCGATCGTGCTGGTCGACCCCGACAAGCAGACGCTCGCCGTCGGGCTCTACCAGTACGTCAGCCAGCGGTTCTCCGAGTACTGGGGCGTGTTCGCCGCCGGTGCCGTGCTGGCCGCGGTGCCCGTGATCCTGCTGTTCCAGTTCCTGCAGCGCTACATCGTCTCCGGCCTGACCGCCGGCTCCGTGAAGGGGTGA